One genomic window of Parus major isolate Abel chromosome 11, Parus_major1.1, whole genome shotgun sequence includes the following:
- the DPY19L3 gene encoding probable C-mannosyltransferase DPY19L3 isoform X4 — MIQAASIQQGLHGLVYDNKTESVRTINILERMNVYQEVFLSILYRILPIQQYLEPVYFYIYTLFGLQAVYVIALYVTSWLLSGTWLSGLLAACWYITNRVDTTRVEFTIPLRENWALPFFAVQIAAITYLLRTHLQPAQERLTLMAVFIATFLFSLTWQFNQFMMLIQALALFILDCLDMLPTAKVTWLYIIQVSGLLLVCVLQFFNSMILGSLIISFNISVLIARTIQKNLKKGGFLSRLGKLILHVLLVLCLTLLINKFIKKILNLESDEHIFKFLKAKFGFGATRDFDANLYLCEEAFGLLPLNTFSRLSSTLLFYVYGFVLFLLTVAAVIVAFRNLSGSNQVQLKAKMEEYTVTLKPDAAYSLVHTVLFGCLALSTMRMKYLWTSHMCVFASFGLCSTELWKLVLKCLHLYTSQRTQVIKYSVPIITLLYISFKFWPGIMDELSELREFYDPDTVELMNWIKSNTPNTAVFAGSMQLLAGVKLCTGRTLTNHPHYEDKNLRERTKQIYQIYAKRSPGDVYGILRSFGTDYVILEDSICYERRHSRGCRLRDLLDVANGHIMDGLGENEPDLKPSLYPRFCEEIKKNLPSYTMHFTRVFQNKTFHVYKLAKHK; from the exons ATGATTCAGGCTGCTTCCATACAGCAAG GTTTACATGGTTTAGTATATGACAATAAAACTGAATCTGTGAGGACAATTAACATACTTGAAAGAATGAATGTTTACCAGGAGGTGTTTCTCAGCATTCTGTATAGGATTCTTCCAATTCAG CAATACCTAGagcctgtttatttttatatctacaCTTTGTTTGGACTTCAGGCAGTTTATGTCATTGCTCTGTATGTAACAAGCTGGCTTCTTAGTGGAACATGGCTTTCAGGGTTGTTGGCAGCTTGCTGGTATATTACAAACAG GGTAGATACTACAAGGGTAGAATTCACCATTCCTTTAAGGGAGAACTGGGCACTGCCATTCTTTGCTGTTCAGATAGCAGCCATCACATACCTACTCAGAACTCATTTACAGCCTGCTCAAGAA AGGCTCACACTCATGGCTGTATTCATAGCAACGTTTCTCTTTAGCCTGACTTGGCAATTTAACCAGTTTATGATGCTGATACAAGCATTGGCACTATTCATATTGGACTGCTTGGACATGCTTCCCACAGCAAAG GTTACATGGCTCTATATCATTCAGGTTTCTGGATTACTGCTGGTCTGTGTCCTACAGTTCTTCAATTCTATGATTCTTGGATCATTAATTATaagttttaatatttctgtcttAATAGCAAGAACAATCCAG aaaaacctaaaaaaggGTGGCTTCCTTAGTAGACTTGGGAAACTTATCCTCCATGTTCTACTAGTCTTGTGTTTGACTCttctaataaataaattcattaag AAAATTCTTAATCTTGAGTCAGATGAGCATATATTCAAAttcctgaaagcaaaatttggaTTTGGAGCAACAAG agattttGATGCTAACCTGTATCTTTGTGAAGAAGCCTTTGGGTTACTACctttaaatactttttcaaGACTCTCCAGTACATTACTTTTTTACGTCTATGGATTTGTTCTCTTCCTTCTGACAGTAGCAGCTGTAATTGTTGCCTTTCGAAACCTCAG TGGCTCAAATCAAGTCCAGTTAAAGGCAAAAATGGAAGAATATACAGTAACACTGAAGCCTGATGCTGCCTACAGCTTAGTTCACACGGTTCTTTTTGGATGTCTGGCATTAAGCACAATGAG GATGAAGTACCTCTGGACGTCCCACATGTGTGTATTTGCATCCTTTGGCCTGTGCAGTACGGAGCTTTGGAAACTCGTCCTGAAGTGTCTCCATCTCTACACATCCCAGAGG ACACAGGTGATTAAGTATTCTGTACCAATAATTACATTACTGTACATTTCATTTAag tTCTGGCCAGGAATAATGGATGAACTATCAGAGCTGAGAGAATTCTATGACCCAGACACAGTGGAGCTGATGAACTGGATTAA GTCAAACActccaaacacagcagtgtttgctgGGAGCATGCAGCTGTTGGCAGGAGTCAAACTGTGCACTGGACGGACCTTAACCAACCATCCCCACTACGAGGATAAGAACCTGAGAGAGAGAACAAAGCAG ATTTACCAGATCTATGCCAAGCGATCTCCCGGTGACGTGTACGGAATCTTGCGCTCCTTTGGCACGGACTACGTGATCCTGGAGGACAGCATTTGCTATGAgaggaggcacagcaggggctgcCGCCTGCGAGACCTGCTGGATGTAGCCAATGGCCAC ATCATGGATGGCTTGGGAGAGAATGAACCTGATTTGAAACCTTCATTGTATCCTCGCTTCtgtgaggaaattaaaaaaaaccttccttcTTACACCATGCACTTCACCAGggtgtttcaaaacaaaacattccaTGTTTACAAACTTGCCAAGCATAAATAA